A stretch of Crossiella cryophila DNA encodes these proteins:
- a CDS encoding ABC transporter permease produces the protein MLPRLARRTAILLVSTLIASVVVFAFLALLPGDPAQVALGLSASPELLEQTRREFGTDRPPLTQYLDWLGGFVTGEFGRSYVTREPIGPQLMDRLGVTMWLVGAGMLVALLIAVPAGVYAAMARRRAGGVAVSWLSQLGLAVPGFIAGILLVQLFAVRWQLLPAGGWTPPVRDPLEFLRGLVLPALALGLVQGAVLTRYVRSAVLDVSTEDYLRTARAKGHTRFSALLRHGLRNAAGPVLTVLGLQLTTLLIGAVVVERVFVLPGLGSLLLDGVAARDLLVVQNVVMVLVCAVLLVNFAVDVLHTVLNPRLRQAT, from the coding sequence ATGCTGCCGCGACTGGCCCGGCGTACGGCGATCCTGCTGGTCAGCACGCTGATCGCGTCCGTGGTGGTGTTCGCCTTCCTGGCCCTGCTGCCCGGTGATCCGGCCCAGGTGGCGCTGGGTCTGAGTGCCTCGCCCGAGCTGCTCGAACAGACCCGGCGCGAGTTCGGCACCGACCGGCCGCCGCTCACCCAGTACCTGGACTGGCTCGGCGGGTTCGTCACCGGCGAGTTCGGCCGCTCCTACGTGACCAGGGAACCGATCGGCCCGCAGCTGATGGACCGGCTCGGCGTGACGATGTGGCTGGTCGGGGCCGGGATGCTGGTGGCGCTGCTGATCGCGGTGCCTGCCGGGGTGTACGCGGCGATGGCACGGCGGCGGGCCGGTGGGGTCGCGGTGTCCTGGCTGAGCCAGCTCGGCCTGGCCGTGCCCGGGTTCATCGCGGGCATCCTGCTGGTGCAGCTCTTCGCGGTGCGCTGGCAGCTGCTGCCGGCCGGCGGCTGGACGCCGCCGGTGCGGGATCCACTGGAATTCCTGCGTGGACTGGTGCTGCCCGCGCTGGCCCTCGGGCTGGTGCAGGGCGCGGTGCTGACCAGGTACGTGCGCTCCGCGGTGCTGGATGTGTCCACAGAGGACTATCTGCGCACGGCGCGGGCGAAGGGGCACACCAGGTTCAGCGCGCTGCTGCGGCACGGGCTGCGCAACGCCGCCGGGCCGGTGCTCACCGTGCTCGGCCTCCAGCTCACCACGCTGCTGATCGGCGCGGTGGTGGTGGAGCGGGTGTTCGTGCTGCCGGGGCTGGGCAGCCTGCTGCTGGACGGGGTCGCGGCCAGGGACCTGCTGGTGGTGCAGAACGTGGTGATGGTGCTGGTGTGCGCGGTGCTGCTGGTCAACTTCGCGGTGGACGTGCTGCACACGGTGCTCAACCCTCGGCTGCGGCAGGCCACGTGA
- a CDS encoding ABC transporter permease, whose amino-acid sequence MSARQGRSASLWAGTVLIGLVGCAALLSLLWTPHDPTLVDATLRLTGPGPEYWLGTDRFGRDIVSQLMIGAQTTLLIGLVSVGAAALIGTPLGVLAALGPGWLDELVMRANDLLLAFPTLLLAIMFGAVFGADTSTAMIAIGIATVPGFARIARAATAQVRSAEFVLAARAAGRGRTGIAVRHVLPNIGGLVIVQGSVSFAIAVLAEAALSYLGFGTRPPTPSWGRMLQESQELLSVEPRLAVAPGIAIAVAVLGFNLLGDGLRDRFDPRLVSRS is encoded by the coding sequence GTGAGCGCGCGCCAGGGCCGCTCGGCCAGCCTGTGGGCCGGGACCGTCCTCATCGGACTCGTGGGCTGCGCCGCGCTGCTGTCGCTGCTGTGGACCCCGCACGACCCGACGCTGGTGGACGCCACGCTGCGGCTGACCGGGCCCGGCCCGGAGTACTGGCTGGGCACCGACCGGTTCGGCCGCGACATCGTCAGCCAGCTCATGATCGGCGCGCAGACCACGCTGCTGATCGGACTGGTCTCGGTGGGCGCGGCGGCGCTGATCGGCACCCCGCTCGGCGTGCTGGCCGCACTCGGGCCCGGCTGGCTGGACGAGCTGGTGATGCGGGCCAACGACCTGCTGCTGGCCTTCCCGACCCTGTTGCTGGCCATCATGTTCGGCGCCGTCTTCGGTGCGGACACCTCCACCGCGATGATCGCCATCGGCATCGCCACCGTGCCCGGGTTCGCCCGGATCGCCAGGGCGGCCACCGCGCAGGTGCGCTCGGCGGAGTTCGTGCTGGCCGCGCGGGCCGCCGGGCGCGGGCGGACCGGGATCGCGGTGCGGCACGTGCTGCCCAACATCGGCGGCCTGGTCATCGTGCAGGGCTCGGTGTCCTTCGCGATCGCGGTGCTGGCCGAGGCCGCCCTGTCCTACCTGGGCTTCGGCACCCGGCCGCCGACGCCGAGCTGGGGCCGGATGCTGCAGGAGTCCCAGGAACTGCTGTCGGTGGAACCGCGGCTGGCGGTGGCGCCCGGGATCGCGATCGCGGTGGCGGTGCTGGGGTTCAACCTGCTCGGCGACGGGTTGCGGGACCGGTTCGACCCTCGGCTGGTGAGTCGGTCATGA
- a CDS encoding ABC transporter ATP-binding protein: protein MSVLSVAELTVSTAHRALVRGVSFEVARGERVGLIGESGSGKTMTAAAVMGLLPEGVRATGSVRLSGVDGDLLRLRERELARVRGRRMAMVFQEPMTALNPAMRVGRQVAEAMTLHRTRTRRAAKAAAVELLDQVRLPDPEITARAYPHELSGGQRQRVLLAMALANDPEVLICDEPTTALDVTVQAKLLKLIRAVTEERGTALLFITHDLAVVADMCERVLVMHGGRVVDAGPLPGLFTSPRHPYTQGLLAASDLEKLDEHGKLRTITWNGDD from the coding sequence ATGAGTGTGCTGAGCGTGGCGGAGCTGACCGTGTCCACTGCGCATCGCGCGCTGGTGCGCGGGGTGTCCTTCGAGGTGGCGCGGGGCGAGCGGGTCGGCTTGATCGGCGAGTCCGGGTCCGGCAAGACGATGACCGCGGCCGCGGTGATGGGGCTGCTGCCCGAGGGCGTGCGGGCCACCGGGTCGGTGCGACTGTCCGGAGTGGACGGTGACCTGCTCCGGCTGCGGGAGCGGGAACTGGCCAGGGTGCGCGGGCGGCGGATGGCCATGGTCTTCCAGGAACCGATGACCGCGCTCAACCCGGCCATGCGGGTGGGCAGGCAGGTCGCCGAGGCGATGACCCTGCACCGCACCAGGACCCGCCGCGCGGCCAAGGCGGCCGCGGTGGAGTTGCTGGACCAGGTGCGGCTGCCCGATCCGGAGATCACCGCGCGGGCCTACCCGCACGAGCTGTCCGGCGGGCAGCGGCAGCGGGTGCTGCTGGCGATGGCCCTTGCCAACGACCCCGAGGTGCTGATCTGCGATGAGCCGACCACCGCGCTGGACGTCACCGTGCAGGCCAAGCTGCTCAAACTGATCCGCGCGGTGACCGAGGAACGTGGCACCGCGCTGCTGTTCATCACGCACGACCTGGCCGTGGTCGCCGACATGTGCGAGCGGGTGCTGGTCATGCACGGCGGCCGGGTGGTCGACGCGGGCCCGCTGCCCGGCCTGTTCACCAGCCCGCGCCACCCCTACACCCAGGGCCTGCTGGCAGCATCCGACCTGGAGAAACTCGACGAGCACGGGAAACTGCGCACGATCACCTGGAATGGCGATGACTGA
- a CDS encoding ATP-binding cassette domain-containing protein, whose amino-acid sequence MTEPLIQVRGLHRTYRRTRTSLLRSGAEIPALRELSFDIAAGQRFGVVGESGSGKSTLVRLLAALDKPTAGSIRFQGKEITGLPERRLGFLRRELQLVFQDPMGSLNPRLRVGDIISEPLVVQGIPGRKERVAELLAAVGLPVDAADGYPHQFSGGQRQRISIARALAPKPSVLIADEPVSALDVSVRAQILNLLDDLVRQYALTLVFVSHDLGVVRHVCDTVAVLRRGELVELGPVATVYGAPQQDYTAGLIAAAPSLARSLARFDPE is encoded by the coding sequence ATGACTGAACCCCTCATCCAGGTCCGCGGGCTGCACCGCACCTACCGGCGGACCCGCACCTCGCTGCTGCGGTCCGGCGCCGAGATCCCGGCACTGCGCGAGCTGTCCTTCGACATCGCCGCCGGGCAGCGCTTCGGCGTGGTCGGCGAATCAGGGTCGGGCAAGTCCACGCTGGTCCGGCTGCTGGCCGCGCTGGACAAACCCACCGCAGGGTCGATCCGGTTCCAGGGCAAGGAGATCACCGGACTGCCCGAACGGCGGCTCGGGTTCCTGCGCCGGGAACTGCAATTGGTGTTCCAGGACCCGATGGGCTCGCTCAACCCCCGGCTGCGGGTCGGCGACATCATCAGCGAACCCCTGGTGGTGCAAGGCATCCCCGGCCGGAAGGAACGGGTGGCCGAGTTGCTGGCCGCGGTCGGGCTGCCGGTGGACGCCGCCGACGGGTATCCGCATCAGTTCTCCGGTGGGCAGCGGCAGCGGATCTCCATCGCCCGCGCGCTCGCGCCCAAGCCCAGCGTGCTGATCGCGGACGAGCCGGTCAGCGCCCTGGACGTCTCGGTGCGGGCGCAGATCCTCAACCTGCTCGACGACCTGGTCCGCCAGTACGCGCTGACCCTGGTGTTCGTCTCGCACGACCTCGGCGTGGTGCGGCACGTCTGCGACACCGTGGCCGTGCTGCGCCGCGGCGAACTCGTCGAGCTGGGACCGGTGGCGACGGTCTACGGCGCGCCCCAACAGGACTACACCGCAGGGCTGATCGCCGCCGCGCCGAGCCTGGCGCGGTCGCTGGCCCGGTTCGACCCAGAGTGA
- a CDS encoding SDR family NAD(P)-dependent oxidoreductase, which yields MDYSSLFRLDGKTAVVLGGGSGIGRESARALAAHGAKVVCADYNQVTARETAELIGPAASAVQLDVLDSDALAKAAASLGQIDIVVLTAAVNVRKRLLDYTRAEFDRVIALNLTATFEVVRAFGGAMVERGSGSIIAFSSIRAVTVEPGQGAYAATKAGMVQLLRTAAAEFGPAGVRVNAIAPGVVETPLTQQIKNSPEWYQAYADKNALGRWAKPQELAGAVVYLASEAASYVTGAVLSVDGGWTAVDGRFDPPAS from the coding sequence ATGGACTATTCGAGCCTGTTCCGGTTGGACGGCAAGACCGCCGTGGTGCTCGGCGGCGGCAGCGGCATCGGCCGTGAGTCCGCACGGGCACTGGCCGCGCACGGCGCGAAAGTCGTGTGCGCGGACTACAACCAGGTCACCGCAAGGGAAACCGCCGAACTGATCGGCCCGGCCGCCAGCGCGGTCCAGCTCGACGTGCTGGACTCCGACGCGCTGGCCAAGGCCGCGGCCAGCCTCGGTCAGATCGACATCGTGGTGCTCACCGCAGCGGTCAACGTGCGCAAACGGCTGCTGGACTACACCCGCGCCGAATTCGACCGGGTGATCGCGCTGAACCTGACCGCCACCTTCGAGGTGGTGCGGGCCTTCGGCGGGGCCATGGTCGAACGCGGCAGCGGCAGCATCATCGCCTTCTCCTCCATCCGCGCGGTCACCGTGGAACCGGGGCAGGGCGCCTACGCCGCGACCAAGGCCGGCATGGTGCAGCTGCTGCGCACCGCGGCCGCGGAGTTCGGGCCCGCCGGGGTGCGGGTGAACGCGATCGCGCCCGGCGTGGTGGAGACCCCGCTGACCCAGCAGATCAAGAACAGTCCCGAGTGGTACCAGGCGTACGCCGACAAGAACGCGCTCGGCCGATGGGCCAAACCGCAGGAGCTGGCCGGGGCGGTGGTGTACCTGGCCTCGGAGGCGGCCAGCTACGTCACCGGCGCGGTGCTCAGCGTGGACGGCGGCTGGACCGCCGTCGACGGCCGCTTCGACCCGCCGGCGAGCTGA
- a CDS encoding amidase, producing the protein MATELPDLTAVELLAGYRCGELSPVAVTEAVLARIGAREPDIQALYHPDPATALAQAKAAEQRWRRGEPRGALDGVPVTIKENIATEGVPVPLGTAATDLVPAPVDAPPAARLREAGAVFLAKTTMPDFGMLTSGLSSFHPLTRNPWRLDRNPGGSSAGAAAAAAAGYGPLHVGTDIGGSIRLPAGLCGLVGHKPSFGRVPVDPPFLGRVAGPITRTVADAALLMSVLAQPDDRDYWSLPPEQLPWQQLDIEVKGLRIGLQEEAGAGLPVEAEVLAAVRAAAAAFEAAGAIVTPVRPFLTQEVLDGLDRFWRTRFAADLAGWPEERIAKILPYIRDWVFDGSEVDSLAVYRGFAQMDVMSAAATRAFREYDFVLSPVCPVVSFGAEQASPVDDPAKPFEHIGFTVPFNMSGQPSLSLNAGYSADGLPIGVQITGKRFDDLGVLRLARAFEQLRPPQRPWPVG; encoded by the coding sequence ATGGCAACGGAACTACCCGACCTGACCGCCGTCGAACTCCTTGCGGGCTACCGCTGCGGGGAGCTGTCCCCGGTGGCGGTGACCGAGGCGGTGCTCGCCCGGATCGGCGCCAGGGAACCCGATATCCAGGCCCTCTACCACCCCGACCCGGCCACCGCGCTGGCCCAGGCCAAGGCCGCCGAACAGCGCTGGCGACGTGGTGAACCACGCGGTGCGCTGGACGGCGTGCCGGTCACCATCAAGGAGAACATCGCCACCGAGGGCGTGCCGGTGCCGCTGGGCACCGCGGCCACCGATCTGGTGCCCGCGCCGGTGGACGCGCCGCCCGCGGCCCGGCTGCGCGAGGCGGGCGCGGTGTTCCTGGCCAAGACCACCATGCCGGACTTCGGCATGCTCACCTCCGGCCTGTCCAGCTTCCACCCGCTCACCCGCAACCCGTGGCGGCTGGACCGCAACCCCGGCGGCTCCAGCGCCGGCGCCGCCGCGGCGGCCGCGGCCGGGTACGGGCCACTGCACGTGGGCACCGACATCGGCGGCTCCATCCGGCTGCCGGCCGGGCTGTGCGGACTCGTCGGGCACAAGCCGAGTTTCGGGCGGGTGCCGGTGGATCCGCCGTTCCTGGGCCGGGTCGCCGGGCCGATCACCCGCACCGTGGCCGACGCCGCGCTGCTGATGTCCGTGCTCGCCCAGCCCGACGACCGCGACTACTGGAGCCTGCCGCCCGAACAGCTCCCGTGGCAGCAGCTCGACATCGAGGTCAAGGGCCTGCGGATCGGGTTGCAGGAGGAGGCGGGCGCCGGACTGCCGGTCGAAGCCGAGGTCCTGGCCGCGGTGCGGGCCGCCGCGGCGGCCTTCGAGGCGGCCGGGGCGATCGTCACCCCGGTGCGGCCCTTCCTCACCCAGGAGGTCCTGGACGGGCTCGATCGGTTCTGGCGCACCAGGTTCGCCGCCGACCTGGCCGGGTGGCCGGAAGAGCGGATCGCGAAGATCCTGCCCTACATCAGGGACTGGGTGTTCGACGGGTCCGAAGTGGACAGTCTGGCGGTGTACCGCGGCTTCGCCCAGATGGACGTGATGAGCGCCGCGGCCACCAGGGCCTTCCGCGAGTACGACTTCGTGCTCAGCCCGGTCTGCCCGGTGGTCTCCTTCGGCGCCGAACAGGCATCACCGGTGGATGATCCGGCCAAACCGTTCGAGCACATCGGGTTCACCGTGCCGTTCAACATGTCCGGGCAGCCCTCGCTCTCGCTCAACGCGGGTTACAGCGCGGACGGGTTGCCGATCGGCGTGCAGATCACCGGCAAGCGCTTCGACGACCTCGGGGTGCTGCGACTGGCCCGCGCGTTCGAGCAGCTGCGGCCGCCGCAGCGGCCCTGGCCGGTGGGCTAG
- a CDS encoding salicylate synthase encodes MPLEAPARQDNEQRTVDLLADPLLVATRLTEAGLSETHVLYERSGEFAVALGAAARITVTRTEITLVAGELHRTLPWQRTPLERIDELLAQLPFTGWRAYGWAGFEFAYAHAGLLDQVGEDPLLHLVIPTVEARLSEGSAVVTGTDPVLLAKVAALLAEPVAEPAYQPVPVELGEAGAEQYRTAVAGAIEEIRAGRLQKVILSRVVPVEQPVDLAGTYLVGRRRNTPARSFLLDLGGVRAAGFSPETVLEVDAHGRVTTQPLAGTRALTGSAEEDQRLEQDLLQDSKEIYEHAISVKVAHDELAELCRPGSVDVHGFMSVKKRGSAQHLASTVTGELPAGEGPWGAFAALFPAVTASGVPKRAAYETIARHESEPRGLYSGAVFRADSEGTLDAALVLRTVFQRAGRTWLRAGAGIIEQSDPDRELEETCEKLRSVSPHLVRGD; translated from the coding sequence GTGCCGCTCGAAGCGCCAGCCAGACAGGACAACGAGCAGCGCACGGTCGATCTGCTGGCCGATCCACTGCTGGTGGCGACCCGGCTGACCGAGGCGGGACTGAGCGAGACGCACGTGCTCTACGAGCGCTCCGGCGAGTTCGCGGTGGCATTGGGCGCGGCGGCCCGGATCACCGTCACCCGCACCGAGATCACCTTGGTCGCGGGCGAGTTACACCGCACCCTGCCCTGGCAGCGCACCCCGCTGGAACGCATCGACGAGCTGCTCGCCCAACTCCCCTTCACCGGCTGGCGCGCCTACGGCTGGGCCGGGTTCGAGTTCGCCTACGCGCACGCGGGCCTGCTGGACCAGGTGGGCGAGGATCCGTTGCTCCACCTGGTGATCCCGACCGTGGAGGCCCGGCTGTCCGAGGGTTCCGCGGTGGTCACCGGCACCGATCCGGTGCTGCTGGCCAAGGTCGCCGCACTGCTGGCCGAACCGGTGGCCGAACCCGCCTACCAGCCGGTGCCGGTGGAGCTGGGCGAGGCGGGCGCGGAGCAGTACCGGACCGCGGTCGCGGGCGCGATCGAGGAGATCCGCGCGGGCCGCCTGCAGAAAGTCATCCTCTCCAGAGTCGTCCCGGTGGAGCAGCCGGTGGACCTGGCAGGCACCTACCTGGTCGGCCGCCGCCGCAACACCCCGGCCCGGTCCTTCCTGCTCGACCTGGGTGGCGTGCGCGCGGCCGGGTTCAGCCCGGAGACGGTCCTGGAGGTGGACGCGCACGGCCGGGTCACCACCCAGCCGCTGGCCGGCACCAGGGCGCTGACCGGTTCGGCCGAGGAGGACCAGCGGCTGGAGCAGGACCTGTTGCAGGACAGCAAGGAGATCTACGAGCACGCGATCTCGGTGAAGGTCGCGCACGACGAGCTGGCCGAGCTGTGCCGCCCTGGCAGCGTGGACGTGCACGGGTTCATGTCGGTGAAGAAGCGTGGCAGCGCCCAGCACCTGGCCTCCACGGTGACCGGCGAACTGCCCGCGGGCGAGGGCCCCTGGGGAGCCTTCGCCGCGTTGTTCCCCGCGGTCACCGCCAGCGGCGTGCCCAAGCGCGCGGCCTACGAGACCATCGCCCGGCACGAGTCCGAGCCGCGTGGCCTGTACTCCGGCGCGGTGTTCCGTGCGGACAGCGAGGGCACCCTGGACGCGGCGCTGGTGCTGCGCACGGTGTTCCAGCGCGCGGGCCGGACCTGGCTGCGTGCCGGGGCCGGCATCATCGAGCAGTCGGATCCGGACCGCGAGCTGGAGGAGACCTGCGAGAAGCTGCGCAGCGTGTCCCCGCACCTGGTGCGCGGGGACTAG
- a CDS encoding lysine N(6)-hydroxylase/L-ornithine N(5)-oxygenase family protein — MSTATEERDIPVLDFVGIGFGPSNLALAVAMEERNQQQPDQRQLRGVFFEKQPRFGWHRGMLIEDTTMQVSFLKDLVTMRNPTSPHSFLCYLQDKGRLADFINHKMLFPTRIEFHDYLEWVAERFEHLAEYGSEVVELRPVHTADGVIDYFDVVVRKDGELTEHRARNIVLAAGLRPNLPADAVVSERVWHNQQLLHRLEELPESAAKRFIVVGAGQSAAETTEYLHRRYADAQVHAVFARYGYAPADDSAFVNGIFDPEAVDYFFSASDEVKRMLLNYHRGTNYSAVDMDLIDQLYARVYQEKVRGVHRMHIHKISRLTEVHASPNGVRASLRFLPNGEMSVIEADVLVYATGYRPVDPLSLLGELGEHCHRDERGELRVDRDYRVSTQDGLRAGIYLQGSTETSHGITSTLLSNTAVRVGEILDSILLATERPTAALVKDQAVPA; from the coding sequence GTGTCGACTGCGACCGAGGAACGAGATATTCCGGTCCTGGACTTCGTGGGCATTGGGTTCGGCCCGTCCAACCTCGCGCTGGCCGTGGCGATGGAGGAGCGCAACCAGCAACAGCCGGACCAACGGCAGTTGCGCGGGGTGTTCTTCGAGAAGCAGCCGCGGTTCGGCTGGCATCGCGGGATGCTGATCGAGGACACCACGATGCAGGTCTCCTTCCTCAAGGACCTGGTCACCATGCGCAACCCCACCAGCCCGCACAGCTTCCTGTGTTACCTGCAGGACAAGGGCAGGCTGGCCGACTTCATCAACCACAAGATGCTGTTCCCGACCAGGATCGAGTTCCACGACTACCTGGAGTGGGTGGCCGAGCGGTTCGAGCACCTGGCCGAGTACGGCAGCGAGGTGGTCGAGCTGCGCCCGGTGCACACCGCCGACGGCGTGATCGACTACTTCGACGTGGTGGTGCGCAAGGACGGCGAGCTGACCGAGCACCGCGCCCGCAACATCGTGCTGGCCGCGGGCCTGCGGCCGAACCTGCCCGCGGACGCCGTGGTTTCCGAACGGGTCTGGCACAACCAGCAGCTGTTGCACCGTCTCGAGGAGCTGCCCGAGTCCGCGGCCAAGCGGTTCATCGTGGTCGGCGCCGGGCAGAGCGCCGCGGAGACCACCGAGTACCTGCACCGGCGCTACGCCGACGCCCAGGTGCACGCGGTGTTCGCCCGCTACGGCTACGCGCCGGCCGATGACAGCGCCTTCGTCAACGGCATCTTCGACCCGGAGGCGGTGGACTACTTCTTCTCCGCCAGCGACGAGGTCAAGCGGATGCTGCTGAACTACCACCGCGGCACCAACTACTCCGCGGTGGACATGGACCTCATCGACCAGCTCTACGCCAGGGTGTACCAGGAGAAGGTCCGCGGTGTGCACCGCATGCACATCCACAAGATCTCCCGGCTGACCGAGGTGCACGCCTCGCCGAACGGGGTCCGCGCCTCGCTGCGCTTCCTGCCCAACGGCGAGATGAGCGTGATCGAGGCCGACGTGCTGGTCTACGCCACCGGCTACCGGCCGGTGGACCCGCTGTCGCTGCTGGGCGAACTCGGCGAGCACTGCCACCGGGACGAGCGCGGCGAACTCCGGGTGGACCGGGACTACCGGGTGTCCACTCAGGACGGTCTGCGGGCCGGGATCTACCTGCAGGGCTCCACCGAGACCAGCCACGGCATCACCTCGACCCTGCTGTCCAACACGGCGGTCCGGGTCGGCGAGATCCTGGACTCGATCCTGCTGGCCACCGAGCGGCCGACCGCGGCACTGGTCAAGGACCAGGCCGTGCCTGCCTGA
- a CDS encoding ABC transporter permease, translating into MRAAVLLGLTELKLLLRKKINAASVLGVPVAMCVVAYSNDRPDNAADWGSMFANSFMIVLLVSTFLVSTTVFTARRQSLVLKRMRTAEITDAALIAGMVTPLIVVTLAQMLGYLAFCVAIGAPLPENPLLALGGILLGAAIALLAGAATASLSSSVEVTQITAMPVLVAALGGMIAGFSDSDLVRTIGMLMPLNGPTTMLAKGWGGGGAGIQLPEIALVLPAGIALSMVVLGVITIRFYKWEPR; encoded by the coding sequence ATGCGTGCCGCTGTGCTGCTCGGCCTGACCGAGCTGAAGTTGCTGCTGCGCAAGAAGATCAACGCGGCATCGGTGCTGGGGGTGCCGGTGGCGATGTGCGTGGTGGCCTATTCCAACGACCGGCCGGACAACGCGGCCGACTGGGGCTCGATGTTCGCCAACAGCTTCATGATCGTGCTGCTGGTGTCCACCTTCCTGGTCAGCACCACGGTGTTCACCGCCCGCCGCCAGTCACTGGTGCTCAAGCGGATGCGCACCGCGGAGATCACCGACGCGGCCCTGATCGCCGGCATGGTCACCCCACTGATCGTGGTCACCCTGGCCCAGATGCTGGGTTACCTGGCCTTCTGCGTGGCCATCGGCGCCCCACTGCCGGAGAACCCGCTGCTGGCCCTTGGCGGCATCCTGCTCGGCGCGGCGATCGCGCTGCTGGCCGGTGCGGCCACGGCCAGCCTGAGTTCGAGCGTGGAGGTCACCCAGATCACCGCGATGCCGGTGCTGGTGGCCGCGCTCGGCGGCATGATCGCCGGCTTCTCCGACTCCGACCTGGTCCGCACGATCGGCATGCTGATGCCGCTCAACGGTCCGACCACCATGCTGGCCAAGGGCTGGGGCGGCGGTGGCGCGGGCATCCAGTTGCCCGAGATCGCCCTGGTCCTGCCCGCCGGGATCGCGTTGTCGATGGTGGTGTTGGGGGTGATCACCATCCGGTTCTACAAGTGGGAACCGCGCTGA
- a CDS encoding ABC transporter ATP-binding protein, translating into MNGNVIEVEDLHYRYGEFAAVRGIDFTVRRGETFALLGTNGAGKTTTLEVIEGFRKPAKGRVRVLGLDPHADRYQVQARTGVMLQNAGLIEELTVAETLRLWQRLSSRTDKVATALSRVDLAHKSDVQVDKLSGGERRRLDFAISTWGAPELVVLDEPTTGLDPESRQRLWARVGELKESGSTILLTTHYLEEAEALADQVTIMHNGVAQISGTLHEVLSGRPATITADLPAHAPALPTLHGSTTVDGNRIRVETLALQADLTTLLNWAGQHRLELENLNASPASLHEVFLATSEKG; encoded by the coding sequence ATGAACGGCAACGTGATCGAGGTCGAGGACCTCCACTATCGCTACGGCGAGTTCGCCGCGGTGCGCGGGATCGACTTCACCGTACGCCGCGGCGAGACCTTCGCCCTGCTGGGCACCAACGGGGCAGGCAAGACCACCACCCTGGAGGTGATCGAGGGCTTCCGCAAGCCGGCCAAGGGGCGGGTGCGGGTGCTCGGGCTGGACCCGCACGCCGACCGCTACCAGGTGCAGGCCCGGACCGGGGTGATGCTGCAGAACGCGGGGCTGATCGAGGAACTGACCGTGGCCGAGACGCTGCGGCTGTGGCAGCGGCTGTCCAGCCGCACCGACAAGGTGGCCACCGCACTGTCCAGAGTGGACCTGGCGCACAAGTCCGATGTCCAGGTGGACAAGCTCTCCGGCGGCGAGCGGCGGCGGCTGGACTTCGCCATCTCCACCTGGGGCGCACCCGAGCTGGTGGTGCTGGACGAGCCGACCACCGGCCTGGACCCCGAGTCCCGGCAACGGCTCTGGGCCAGGGTCGGGGAGCTGAAGGAGTCCGGCAGCACCATCCTGCTGACCACGCACTACCTGGAGGAGGCCGAGGCGCTGGCCGACCAGGTGACCATCATGCACAACGGGGTCGCGCAGATCTCCGGCACGCTGCACGAGGTCCTCTCCGGCCGCCCGGCCACCATCACCGCGGACCTGCCAGCGCACGCTCCCGCACTGCCGACCCTGCACGGATCGACCACAGTGGACGGTAACCGGATCAGGGTGGAAACCCTTGCCCTGCAAGCCGATCTCACCACCCTGCTGAACTGGGCTGGTCAGCACCGGCTGGAGCTGGAGAACCTCAACGCGAGCCCGGCCTCACTGCACGAGGTCTTCCTCGCGACCTCCGAGAAGGGATGA